Proteins co-encoded in one Pyxidicoccus xibeiensis genomic window:
- a CDS encoding sigma-70 family RNA polymerase sigma factor, producing the protein MEAVNQSVSNESLELEASEVTASGEVVEALVRGHLELVQRLAWKYRWTGLPLEELVAEGNVGLMEAAGRFEDRGIPFGVYASQWIRARIRAYVGRNWSMAGGRAPWVVFQLRRERARLEARWGEGHPEVARRLAEALGKKEEEVARATEGLMKDVSLDAPVTPDGEVTRLEGLVAEGMSQEDAVDRAQWAARLRASVAEAWPELDARERALVEERMLVDEGASAELLARRFGVTAVRIRQIEQALRAKLRRRLTASLTPWDGEAMSLAA; encoded by the coding sequence ATGGAAGCCGTCAACCAGAGCGTGTCCAACGAGTCCCTTGAGCTCGAGGCGTCGGAAGTCACGGCGTCGGGCGAGGTGGTGGAGGCGTTGGTGCGGGGGCACCTGGAGCTGGTGCAGCGGCTGGCGTGGAAGTACCGGTGGACGGGGCTGCCGCTGGAGGAGCTCGTTGCCGAGGGCAACGTGGGGCTGATGGAGGCGGCGGGGCGGTTCGAGGACCGGGGCATCCCGTTCGGGGTGTACGCGAGCCAGTGGATTCGGGCGCGCATCCGGGCCTACGTGGGGCGCAACTGGAGCATGGCGGGCGGGCGGGCGCCGTGGGTGGTGTTCCAGCTGAGGCGGGAGCGGGCGCGGCTGGAGGCCCGGTGGGGGGAGGGGCACCCGGAAGTGGCGCGGCGGCTGGCGGAGGCGCTGGGGAAGAAGGAGGAGGAGGTGGCGCGGGCGACGGAGGGGCTGATGAAGGACGTGTCGCTGGACGCGCCGGTGACGCCGGACGGGGAGGTGACGCGGCTGGAGGGGCTGGTGGCGGAGGGGATGTCGCAGGAGGACGCGGTGGACCGGGCGCAGTGGGCGGCGCGGCTGCGGGCGAGCGTGGCGGAGGCCTGGCCGGAGCTGGACGCGAGGGAGCGGGCGCTGGTGGAGGAGCGGATGCTGGTGGACGAGGGGGCGAGCGCGGAGCTGCTGGCCCGCCGGTTCGGAGTGACGGCGGTGCGCATCCGGCAGATCGAGCAGGCGCTGAGGGCGAAGCTGCGCCGCAGGCTCACCGCGAGTCTCACGCCCTGGGACGGGGAGGCGATGTCCCTGGCGGCTTGA
- a CDS encoding DEAD/DEAH box helicase, whose translation MLGLPSAPASSPLRHWLTEDLLREEAGKRLFEQGQELLARQRVLSVREHGASVAGTVEAGRQGPYFVQLSASGEGNVFDCQCPDFWDQFFCKHVVAVGLAWLRQQGHAGDARGPADVAPSSDELRPSSPMALRDWVERHQVMHAALASIAVLSPYLPAFLQSHHVFRYLAQTSVFATLANDAAKAYLRSRDNDVLKEAAWAWLRAEADRVRRGLEQEATAPPRPPPTDERLTPLVEALLQERARVRGRAVPRVLEAPAEVSLLERPLRLLVSESSQAGEDPGMARAAAERVTLAPLALLEGRPGLSCSCSPQGDAPCVHALTALDAVLDMLSRRKSHGFNARLAELLFVIPGQELLGALEKASLAARVQEVPAPVLPVTFRLEGALTGGFSLRAYVHRPMKRGGFSKGTQLSWRDREQVRAVLTQPGELEALALIDASAALAPHGVGFTSARREGWPLLIHSLRALAHSPRLRLAERPDVPLCVREASLGFTFEEGEGGTLRVRPSVEGAALRPEDLCPPALESQATEPWLFVEPEVPRVTLVAVPPEARALLTSLREHGSRLPVSARGPLLASLGGLEARFPVTLPESLEATEVEPARGLLVRLRPVGEEGLAGAVLVRPLLEGPPQAPGEGAPVVRGQRGRQRVMARRAFEAERAEAAALLARLGLPEGAHRFTREDVASSLALLEALEPLTGPEVRVEWEEQPWKVSRWVDLSGLKVRVEKGRDWFGVKGGVEVDGARVELAVLLEAVRRGNRYARLGPGRWLRLTEELRERLASLADLAHPTRHGLEVGAAAAPALEALEAAGARVQAPPDWRRLATRVRQAQAMKVPVPRKLKAELRDYQREGFTWMARLAAWGAGACLADDMGLGKTLQALALLLHRAGEGPALVVAPTSVGFNWVREAARFAPSLRVHSYREAEREALLESLGPRDVLVASYGLLVRDAERFASVAFATFIVDEAQAVKNPDTARARAVRAVNAGARVALTGTPVENSLSELWSLYALLFPGLLGSRESFRERFSVPIERAKDAHARASLARVVRPFLLRRTKAQVARELPARIETVVPVALSEGERRLYDDVRLAALAQLGEAPGPEQRFAMLAALTRLRLAACHPRLVDGDSALPSSKLERLLELVDTVRAEGGKALVFSQFVKHLALVREALEARGVAMQYLDGQTPPAERQARVEAFQRGEGEMFLISLKAGGTGLNLTAADHVIHLDPWWNPAVEDQATDRAHRIGQTKPVTVSRLVSEGTLEEAILALHAEKRELADSLLSEADGAAALSPDQLLALLRFGGEGGVG comes from the coding sequence ATGCTCGGTCTGCCCTCTGCTCCAGCTTCCTCCCCCCTCCGCCACTGGCTGACCGAGGACCTGCTCCGGGAGGAGGCAGGCAAGCGCCTCTTCGAACAAGGGCAGGAGCTGCTGGCCCGTCAACGCGTCCTGTCCGTCCGCGAGCACGGTGCGTCCGTCGCGGGGACTGTGGAAGCGGGCAGGCAGGGGCCCTACTTCGTTCAGCTCTCCGCCAGTGGTGAGGGCAACGTCTTCGACTGCCAGTGCCCCGACTTCTGGGACCAGTTCTTCTGCAAGCACGTCGTCGCCGTGGGCCTCGCGTGGCTTCGTCAGCAGGGGCACGCAGGGGACGCTCGGGGTCCTGCCGACGTCGCTCCTTCCTCAGATGAACTGCGTCCCTCCAGTCCCATGGCGCTGCGCGACTGGGTGGAGCGCCACCAGGTCATGCACGCGGCCCTGGCCTCCATCGCGGTGCTGAGCCCGTACCTCCCCGCGTTCCTCCAGTCGCACCATGTCTTCCGCTACCTGGCGCAGACCTCCGTATTCGCGACGCTCGCCAACGATGCCGCGAAGGCCTACCTGCGCAGCCGCGACAACGACGTCCTCAAGGAAGCCGCCTGGGCCTGGCTGCGCGCGGAGGCGGACCGGGTGCGGCGCGGGCTGGAGCAGGAAGCGACCGCGCCGCCTCGGCCACCTCCCACGGATGAGCGCCTGACGCCCCTGGTGGAAGCGCTCCTCCAGGAGCGGGCGCGCGTGCGGGGCCGAGCCGTCCCCCGTGTGCTTGAGGCGCCCGCCGAGGTCTCCCTCCTGGAGCGTCCGCTGCGCCTGCTCGTCTCGGAGTCATCCCAGGCGGGCGAGGACCCCGGTATGGCTCGCGCCGCTGCCGAGCGCGTCACCCTGGCACCGCTCGCGCTGCTCGAAGGCCGCCCGGGCCTGTCCTGCTCGTGTTCCCCGCAGGGCGACGCCCCTTGCGTTCATGCGCTCACCGCGCTGGACGCGGTGCTGGACATGCTCTCCCGGCGCAAGTCCCACGGCTTCAACGCGCGGCTGGCCGAGCTGCTCTTCGTCATCCCGGGACAGGAACTCCTGGGGGCCCTGGAGAAGGCGTCGCTCGCCGCCCGCGTCCAAGAGGTTCCGGCTCCTGTCCTTCCCGTCACGTTCCGTCTGGAGGGGGCCCTGACCGGCGGGTTCTCGCTACGGGCCTACGTCCACCGGCCGATGAAGAGGGGAGGCTTCTCCAAGGGCACGCAGCTGAGCTGGCGGGATAGGGAGCAGGTCCGCGCCGTGCTCACCCAGCCTGGAGAGCTGGAGGCGCTCGCCCTGATTGACGCGAGTGCCGCGCTGGCGCCCCACGGCGTCGGCTTCACCTCCGCCCGCCGGGAGGGGTGGCCGCTGCTCATCCACTCCCTGCGCGCGCTCGCGCACAGTCCCCGGCTGCGCCTCGCTGAGCGCCCCGACGTGCCGCTGTGCGTGCGTGAGGCTTCGCTCGGCTTCACCTTCGAGGAGGGGGAGGGTGGCACCCTGCGCGTCCGGCCCTCGGTGGAGGGCGCCGCGCTGCGTCCCGAGGACCTGTGTCCGCCAGCCCTGGAGTCACAGGCCACGGAGCCCTGGCTGTTCGTGGAGCCGGAGGTGCCGCGCGTCACCCTGGTGGCCGTGCCGCCCGAGGCCCGCGCGTTGCTCACGTCGCTGCGCGAGCATGGCTCCCGGTTGCCGGTGTCCGCACGCGGGCCCTTGCTGGCCAGCCTGGGAGGGCTGGAGGCCCGCTTCCCGGTGACGCTCCCCGAGTCGCTGGAGGCCACCGAGGTAGAGCCCGCGCGCGGGCTGCTCGTGCGCCTGCGGCCGGTGGGCGAGGAGGGCCTGGCGGGAGCGGTGCTCGTCCGTCCACTGCTGGAGGGCCCGCCGCAGGCGCCCGGTGAGGGGGCTCCGGTGGTGCGGGGCCAGCGGGGCCGCCAGCGCGTCATGGCACGCCGGGCGTTCGAGGCCGAGCGTGCCGAGGCCGCCGCGCTGCTCGCGCGCCTGGGGCTACCCGAGGGCGCCCACCGCTTCACCCGCGAGGACGTGGCGTCTTCGCTCGCGCTGCTGGAGGCGCTGGAGCCGCTGACCGGCCCCGAGGTGCGGGTGGAGTGGGAGGAGCAGCCCTGGAAGGTGTCTCGCTGGGTGGACCTGTCCGGCCTGAAGGTGCGGGTGGAGAAGGGGCGCGACTGGTTCGGCGTGAAGGGCGGAGTGGAGGTGGATGGGGCGCGTGTGGAGCTGGCGGTGCTGCTGGAGGCCGTGCGCCGGGGCAACCGCTACGCGCGGCTGGGGCCTGGCCGGTGGCTGCGCCTCACGGAGGAGCTGAGGGAGCGGCTCGCCTCGCTGGCGGACCTGGCCCACCCCACGCGTCACGGGCTGGAGGTGGGCGCGGCGGCGGCGCCCGCGCTGGAGGCGCTGGAGGCGGCCGGTGCGCGTGTGCAGGCCCCTCCTGACTGGCGCCGGCTCGCCACCCGCGTCCGGCAGGCGCAGGCGATGAAGGTGCCGGTGCCCCGGAAGCTGAAGGCGGAGCTGCGCGACTACCAGCGCGAGGGCTTCACGTGGATGGCGCGGCTGGCGGCGTGGGGCGCGGGCGCATGCCTCGCGGACGACATGGGGCTGGGCAAGACGCTGCAGGCCCTGGCGCTGCTGCTGCACCGCGCGGGCGAGGGGCCTGCCCTGGTGGTGGCGCCAACCTCCGTGGGCTTCAACTGGGTGAGGGAGGCGGCGCGCTTCGCGCCCTCGCTGCGCGTGCACTCCTACCGCGAGGCGGAGCGCGAGGCGCTGCTGGAGTCGCTGGGGCCGAGAGATGTGCTGGTCGCCAGCTACGGGCTGCTCGTGCGGGATGCCGAGCGCTTCGCCAGCGTGGCTTTCGCGACGTTCATCGTCGATGAGGCGCAGGCGGTGAAGAACCCGGACACAGCCCGCGCCCGTGCTGTGCGCGCGGTGAATGCCGGAGCCCGCGTGGCCCTCACTGGCACGCCAGTGGAAAACAGCCTGTCGGAGCTGTGGAGCCTGTACGCGCTGCTCTTCCCGGGGCTGCTTGGCAGCCGAGAGTCCTTCCGTGAGCGCTTCTCCGTGCCCATAGAACGCGCGAAGGACGCGCATGCCCGCGCGTCGCTGGCGCGGGTGGTGAGGCCCTTCCTGCTGCGCCGCACCAAGGCCCAGGTGGCGAGAGAGCTGCCTGCGCGAATCGAGACGGTGGTGCCCGTCGCCTTGTCCGAGGGTGAGCGCCGTCTCTATGACGACGTGCGGCTGGCCGCGCTGGCGCAGCTGGGCGAGGCGCCAGGGCCGGAGCAGCGCTTCGCGATGCTGGCGGCGCTCACCCGGCTGCGGCTGGCGGCGTGCCACCCGCGGCTGGTGGATGGAGACTCGGCGCTGCCCTCGTCGAAGCTGGAGCGGCTGCTGGAGTTGGTGGACACGGTACGCGCCGAGGGTGGCAAGGCGCTCGTGTTCAGCCAGTTCGTGAAGCACCTGGCGCTGGTGCGCGAGGCGCTGGAGGCGCGGGGCGTGGCCATGCAGTACCTGGACGGGCAGACGCCGCCGGCGGAGCGGCAGGCGCGGGTGGAGGCGTTCCAGCGAGGGGAGGGGGAGATGTTCCTCATCTCGCTGAAGGCGGGTGGCACGGGGCTCAACCTCACGGCGGCGGACCACGTCATCCACCTGGACCCGTGGTGGAACCCGGCGGTGGAGGACCAGGCCACGGACCGGGCGCACCGGATTGGGCAGACGAAGCCTGTCACCGTGTCGCGACTGGTGTCCGAGGGGACGCTGGAGGAGGCCATCCTCGCGCTGCACGCGGAGAAGCGCGAGCTGGCCGACAGCCTGTTGTCCGAGGCCGACGGCGCGGCGGCCCTGTCCCCGGACCAGCTGCTGGCCCTGCTGCGCTTCGGTGGCGAGGGCGGGGTGGGGTGA
- the nhaR gene encoding transcriptional activator NhaR produces MSWLNYHHLLYFWTVARAGSIAKAGEELHLAQPTISSQLKLLEESLGHKLFERQGRKLVLTDVGRTVMRYADEIFRLGNELKNVVSGLPTGQQLRLNVGVLDVIPKLVAEQLLKPALEAGPSLRIICREGPLPQLLASLALHELDVVLADAPSSEPVSVRSFNHLLGKSGVSFFAAGKLVPLKKDFPRSLDGAPFLLPSDESSVRRSLELWFERQQLRPLIAGDFDDSALLQAFGQRGHGVFAMPTAIEAEVERQFNCSVIGRTDEIETCFYAITVERRLRHPAVVAIAEAARSQMFGG; encoded by the coding sequence ATGAGCTGGCTCAACTACCACCACCTCCTCTACTTCTGGACTGTCGCGAGGGCGGGCAGCATCGCCAAGGCGGGCGAGGAGCTGCACCTGGCGCAGCCCACCATCAGCAGCCAGCTGAAGCTGCTGGAGGAGTCGCTGGGCCACAAGCTCTTCGAGCGCCAGGGCCGCAAGCTCGTGCTCACCGACGTGGGCCGCACCGTCATGCGCTACGCGGACGAAATCTTCCGCCTCGGCAACGAGCTCAAGAATGTCGTCTCCGGCCTGCCCACCGGCCAGCAGCTGCGCCTCAACGTGGGCGTGCTCGACGTCATCCCCAAGCTGGTCGCCGAGCAGCTCCTCAAGCCCGCGCTCGAGGCCGGCCCCTCCCTGCGCATCATCTGCCGCGAGGGGCCGCTGCCCCAGCTGCTCGCCTCGCTCGCCCTGCACGAGCTGGACGTGGTGCTCGCCGACGCCCCCAGCTCCGAGCCGGTCAGTGTGCGCTCGTTCAACCACCTGCTCGGCAAGAGCGGGGTGTCCTTCTTCGCCGCGGGCAAGCTCGTCCCGCTGAAGAAGGACTTCCCCCGCTCGCTGGACGGCGCGCCCTTCCTGCTGCCCTCGGACGAGTCCTCCGTGCGCCGCTCGCTGGAGCTGTGGTTCGAGCGCCAGCAACTGCGCCCCCTCATCGCCGGGGACTTCGACGACAGCGCGCTCCTCCAGGCCTTCGGCCAGCGAGGGCACGGCGTCTTCGCCATGCCCACCGCCATCGAGGCCGAGGTGGAGCGGCAGTTCAACTGCTCCGTCATCGGCCGCACCGACGAAATCGAGACGTGCTTCTACGCCATCACCGTGGAGCGCCGGCTGCGCCACCCCGCCGTCGTCGCCATCGCCGAGGCGGCCCGCTCGCAGATGTTCGGCGGCTGA
- a CDS encoding type VI immunity family protein encodes MSSHHPRIRLRKPNGVPIARDALSINFYMRHPHHELAPRLIQSIERYRRAMGSEVLGDYSYEGCGWEELNDSGWERIRQELLEVPCPILELKEITSGEQRYRLDYFGSYGALVGPPSEDPKTVCAVSFWLPTEYLEEHGPGQVRELALELAAPLPFGSGHAGFAFNTEHDLLYAKPELRKLCFLHPGMDAPRLSTLAMELGTKVRSASWLTFLGQPVLGELGGPAGLRSRLHSPDVTVQELEGERVVVTLGPWPEAGEDGRMPPAYRELARVLEPWLFHEQCLRDPTLTPEELRRWERRLLD; translated from the coding sequence ATGAGCAGTCACCATCCCCGGATTCGTCTCCGAAAGCCCAATGGCGTCCCCATCGCGCGTGACGCGCTGAGCATCAACTTCTACATGCGCCATCCGCATCATGAGTTGGCACCCAGGCTCATCCAATCCATCGAGCGCTACCGACGCGCGATGGGCAGTGAGGTCCTTGGCGATTACTCGTACGAGGGTTGCGGATGGGAGGAACTCAACGACTCAGGCTGGGAGCGCATCCGCCAGGAACTGCTTGAGGTTCCCTGCCCCATCCTCGAGCTGAAAGAGATAACAAGTGGAGAGCAGCGATATCGCCTCGACTATTTCGGTTCATATGGCGCTCTCGTGGGGCCGCCTTCAGAAGACCCCAAGACGGTATGCGCGGTCAGCTTCTGGCTGCCCACCGAGTACCTGGAGGAGCACGGGCCGGGGCAGGTGCGCGAGCTGGCGCTGGAGCTCGCCGCCCCGCTCCCCTTCGGCTCTGGCCACGCGGGCTTCGCCTTCAACACCGAGCACGACCTGCTCTATGCGAAGCCTGAGCTTCGCAAGCTGTGCTTCCTCCATCCCGGCATGGATGCCCCCAGACTCAGCACGCTCGCGATGGAGCTTGGCACGAAGGTCCGCTCGGCCTCGTGGCTGACCTTCCTGGGCCAGCCCGTGCTGGGAGAACTCGGGGGCCCTGCCGGCCTCCGCTCCCGGTTGCACTCCCCGGACGTCACCGTGCAGGAACTGGAAGGCGAGCGCGTCGTCGTCACCCTGGGCCCCTGGCCGGAAGCGGGCGAAGACGGACGCATGCCCCCGGCCTACCGGGAGCTGGCACGTGTCCTGGAGCCCTGGCTCTTCCACGAGCAGTGCCTGCGCGATCCGACCCTCACCCCGGAAGAACTGCGCCGCTGGGAGCGCCGCCTTCTCGACTGA
- a CDS encoding DEAD/DEAH box helicase family protein has product MSSPFLSIPESRWVASNAYAFAIRDGFPVSPGHTLVVPRRLVATWFDATAEEQRAIFELVDEVRRGLEAELHPQGYNIGINVGAAAGQTVFHLHVHVIPRFEGDMADPRGGVRHVIPGKGNYLTGQARPLATGGVEDPFLHHLEPLFAKAMDVAVLAAFVQDSGLEVLRDSVEAALLRGARVRILTGDYLAITQADALRRLLDWMEEDTALQQEGRGHFEARVVEVEKQRVPSFHPKSWRFMGPGLAVAYVGSSNISRAALKTGIEWNLRVEKDRDPRAWHEVVEAFEGWWNRASPLEAGWVERYALRARTAARALPAGDVETEPPLPQRKPHALQLKALEALARSRQAGRRRALVVLATGLGKTLLAALDVEAFGRELERTPRVLFLAHRKELLVQAAETFRRQLPQLRFGWCVGEQSQLTGDVVFASVQKLSQPEELRRLRDTAPFDYVIVDEVHHAAAASYRAILACLTPSFLLGLTATPERADEGDVLGLFDDHLAWRSDLGEGIQEGLLAPFAYFGLKDAVNYENIPWRNKHFLPEQLAQAVQTEARMQTLWRAWKEHGASRTLVFCCSVSHSEYVRQWLAAQGVRVVAVYAGAGSADRAESLRRLAEGTLDAVCAVDLFNEGIDIPSIDRVVMLRPTESPVVFLQQLGRGLRKADGKEQVTVIDFVGNHRMFLDRVRTLLALGRSPVSLREFLVEGRTPELPPGCSVQVELEAKELLEQFLPTGSSAVERLYRELRAARGHRPTVGELYRLSHSPETLRKTHGGWFNFVEREGDLEAGEAQALEKGREWFVELEATNMVKCFKMVLLEALLGADALEEGMLLSELAQRSLALLQRSPELLRDLEGVEALDDPRNPSAAKFLAYWKANPINAWTQGSNWFRLDGARLVPRLPIALEAKRSFVEMTRELVDYRLARYRRRLQEQAQATGVAFEAKVISNQRDPIIKLPARKTMPDLPHEEFNVRLPDESLWRFRFAKEYCNVARPVGVQDNQLPDLLRQWFGPTAGNPGTAFRVRFIPASDGWRVEPVLAEVVPFVRPGTLVAFPSLRAAAGAVDHALSLESAPEAERVRLPVQARGEGLFAVRASGASMDGGERPIRDGDWLVMRYARAAGAGAVEGRVVLVQVPGAAGFAYQVKRLVRTNGRWLLRSDNPEHPSLEAGNETTPIALLVEVIPPERLGPKLGSLLTDEQVMEHFGLSTSPKTGRIDGHLFLCVTGRDVLTKPSAQPIRIMDLRPAETAFVLTRETRESPWHYQGVVRWLEDENRWAFIAPGPGGP; this is encoded by the coding sequence GTGTCCTCTCCGTTCCTGTCGATTCCCGAGTCCCGCTGGGTCGCGTCCAACGCGTACGCATTCGCCATCCGCGACGGCTTCCCGGTGAGCCCAGGGCACACGCTGGTGGTTCCCCGGCGGCTGGTGGCCACCTGGTTCGACGCCACGGCCGAGGAGCAGCGAGCCATCTTCGAGCTGGTGGACGAGGTGCGGCGAGGCCTGGAAGCGGAGCTCCACCCCCAGGGATACAACATCGGCATCAACGTGGGCGCGGCGGCGGGGCAGACCGTGTTCCACCTGCATGTGCATGTCATCCCGCGCTTCGAGGGAGACATGGCAGACCCGCGAGGCGGGGTGCGGCACGTCATCCCCGGCAAGGGCAACTACCTCACGGGCCAGGCCAGACCGCTGGCAACGGGCGGAGTGGAGGACCCGTTCCTGCACCATCTGGAGCCCCTGTTCGCCAAGGCAATGGACGTCGCGGTACTGGCGGCCTTCGTCCAGGACAGCGGGCTGGAGGTGCTGCGCGATTCCGTGGAGGCGGCATTGCTACGGGGCGCGCGGGTCCGCATCCTGACGGGCGACTATCTGGCCATCACCCAGGCCGACGCGCTGCGACGCCTGCTCGACTGGATGGAGGAGGACACCGCGCTCCAGCAGGAGGGGCGAGGCCACTTCGAGGCCCGCGTGGTGGAGGTGGAGAAGCAGCGCGTGCCTTCCTTCCACCCGAAGTCCTGGCGCTTCATGGGACCAGGGCTCGCGGTGGCCTATGTCGGCTCGAGCAACATCTCCCGGGCAGCCCTGAAGACTGGCATCGAGTGGAACCTGCGTGTCGAGAAAGACCGCGACCCACGGGCCTGGCATGAGGTGGTGGAAGCATTCGAAGGCTGGTGGAATCGGGCCTCCCCGTTGGAGGCGGGGTGGGTAGAGCGCTATGCCCTTCGTGCAAGGACCGCGGCCCGGGCACTCCCAGCGGGTGACGTGGAAACGGAGCCACCTCTTCCCCAGCGCAAGCCACATGCCTTGCAGCTCAAGGCACTCGAGGCACTGGCACGTAGCAGACAAGCCGGCCGCCGTCGGGCGCTCGTGGTGCTGGCGACAGGGTTGGGGAAGACGCTCCTGGCGGCACTTGACGTGGAAGCCTTCGGAAGAGAATTGGAACGGACTCCCCGCGTGCTTTTCCTGGCCCATCGGAAGGAGCTGCTGGTCCAGGCGGCGGAGACGTTCCGGCGCCAGCTTCCGCAGCTGCGCTTTGGCTGGTGCGTCGGCGAGCAGTCGCAGCTCACCGGCGACGTGGTGTTCGCGTCGGTGCAGAAGCTGTCCCAACCCGAGGAACTCAGGCGGCTCCGCGACACGGCGCCCTTCGACTACGTCATCGTGGACGAGGTGCACCACGCGGCGGCGGCGAGCTACCGGGCCATCCTCGCGTGTCTGACCCCATCGTTCCTGCTCGGGCTCACCGCGACGCCCGAGCGCGCCGATGAGGGCGACGTCCTCGGCCTGTTCGATGACCACCTCGCCTGGCGCTCGGACCTGGGCGAGGGCATCCAGGAAGGCCTGCTGGCGCCGTTCGCCTACTTCGGTCTCAAGGATGCGGTGAACTACGAGAACATCCCCTGGAGGAACAAGCACTTCCTCCCCGAGCAGCTCGCCCAGGCCGTTCAGACGGAAGCGCGAATGCAGACGCTGTGGCGTGCCTGGAAGGAACACGGCGCAAGCCGGACCCTGGTGTTCTGCTGCTCCGTGAGCCATTCCGAGTACGTCCGGCAGTGGCTGGCCGCGCAGGGCGTCCGGGTGGTCGCGGTCTACGCGGGGGCAGGCTCAGCCGACCGAGCAGAGTCGCTGCGGCGGCTCGCGGAAGGCACACTGGATGCGGTGTGCGCGGTGGACCTGTTCAATGAAGGCATCGACATTCCCAGCATCGACCGTGTGGTGATGCTCCGCCCCACGGAATCACCGGTGGTGTTCCTCCAGCAGCTCGGCCGGGGATTGCGAAAGGCGGACGGCAAAGAGCAGGTCACCGTCATCGACTTCGTGGGCAACCATCGGATGTTCCTCGACCGGGTGCGCACGCTGCTGGCCCTGGGAAGAAGCCCGGTATCTCTGCGCGAGTTCCTGGTGGAGGGCAGGACACCGGAGCTGCCTCCCGGGTGCTCCGTCCAGGTGGAGCTGGAGGCCAAGGAGCTGCTCGAGCAATTCCTCCCCACTGGAAGCTCAGCGGTCGAGCGGCTCTACCGCGAGCTGCGCGCCGCGCGTGGCCACCGCCCCACCGTGGGCGAGCTGTACCGCCTGAGCCACTCGCCGGAGACGCTGCGAAAAACTCACGGCGGATGGTTCAACTTCGTCGAGCGAGAAGGTGACCTCGAAGCAGGCGAAGCCCAGGCCCTGGAGAAAGGCCGGGAGTGGTTCGTCGAGCTTGAGGCCACGAACATGGTCAAGTGTTTCAAGATGGTGTTGCTGGAGGCCCTGCTCGGAGCGGATGCCCTGGAGGAAGGAATGCTCCTGTCGGAGCTTGCCCAGCGCAGCCTCGCGCTCCTCCAACGCTCGCCGGAGCTGCTCCGGGACCTGGAGGGCGTCGAAGCGCTGGATGACCCTCGAAATCCCAGCGCCGCGAAGTTCCTCGCCTACTGGAAGGCCAATCCCATCAATGCCTGGACACAGGGCAGCAACTGGTTCCGCCTGGATGGGGCGCGGCTCGTCCCAAGGCTTCCGATTGCTCTGGAGGCGAAACGGTCTTTCGTGGAAATGACTCGCGAGCTGGTGGACTACCGGCTCGCGAGGTACCGCAGGCGCCTTCAAGAGCAGGCACAGGCGACGGGAGTGGCGTTCGAGGCCAAGGTCATCTCGAACCAGCGAGATCCCATCATCAAGCTTCCGGCCCGGAAGACGATGCCGGACCTGCCCCATGAGGAGTTCAACGTGAGGCTGCCAGACGAGAGCCTCTGGCGCTTCCGCTTCGCGAAGGAGTACTGCAACGTCGCGCGTCCGGTGGGAGTTCAGGACAACCAGCTCCCGGATCTCTTACGGCAGTGGTTCGGTCCGACTGCGGGCAATCCGGGGACGGCCTTTCGTGTGCGATTCATTCCTGCGTCCGACGGCTGGAGGGTGGAGCCCGTCCTGGCGGAGGTGGTTCCCTTCGTCCGCCCCGGAACGCTCGTGGCATTTCCCAGTCTGCGGGCAGCGGCGGGCGCGGTGGACCATGCGCTCTCACTCGAAAGCGCACCAGAAGCGGAGCGAGTCCGCCTCCCCGTGCAGGCGCGCGGAGAAGGTCTGTTCGCGGTGCGCGCCTCCGGTGCGTCGATGGACGGAGGCGAGCGCCCCATCCGGGACGGAGACTGGCTGGTGATGCGCTATGCGCGAGCGGCTGGCGCCGGTGCAGTGGAGGGCAGGGTCGTGCTCGTGCAGGTCCCCGGCGCTGCGGGCTTCGCCTACCAGGTGAAGCGGCTGGTGCGAACGAACGGCCGCTGGCTGCTGCGCTCGGACAACCCTGAGCACCCCTCGCTGGAGGCCGGCAATGAGACAACTCCCATCGCGCTTCTCGTGGAGGTCATCCCGCCCGAAAGACTGGGGCCGAAGCTCGGCTCCCTGCTCACGGATGAGCAGGTCATGGAGCACTTCGGCCTGAGCACGTCACCGAAGACAGGACGCATCGACGGTCATCTGTTTCTCTGCGTGACAGGCAGGGACGTCCTTACGAAGCCGAGTGCACAGCCAATACGCATCATGGATCTGCGCCCCGCCGAGACTGCCTTCGTGCTTACACGTGAAACTCGTGAGTCTCCCTGGCACTACCAGGGCGTGGTGCGCTGGTTGGAAGACGAGAATCGCTGGGCTTTCATCGCCCCCGGCCCCGGTGGGCCCTGA
- a CDS encoding ArsR/SmtB family transcription factor, which yields MLDEEGSQLFGTSTRTAVLVAIRLLEETYPSELAELIGVRPFTVQSILTSLEREAIVVSRLMGRTRTVSLNPRYFAHAELSALLWKLGEHDVDLQTKLAARRRRPRRAGKPGLL from the coding sequence GTGCTCGACGAAGAGGGTTCTCAGCTCTTTGGTACTTCGACCAGGACGGCAGTGCTCGTGGCCATCCGTCTGCTCGAGGAAACCTATCCGAGCGAGTTGGCGGAGCTGATCGGCGTACGCCCTTTCACCGTCCAATCGATTCTGACGTCGCTCGAGCGGGAAGCGATCGTCGTCAGCCGGTTGATGGGGCGAACCCGTACGGTCTCCCTGAACCCTCGATACTTCGCGCACGCCGAACTCAGCGCGCTGCTTTGGAAGCTCGGAGAGCACGACGTGGACCTTCAAACCAAGCTGGCTGCACGACGGCGCCGTCCCCGCCGCGCTGGCAAGCCGGGGCTCTTATGA